TagactgacaatgagtgttGAGGAGTCGGGTATAGGTGCACGTAGATTTGTTCTGAGACCGTTCGCTCTCTCATACGCGTACGAACGAGAGAGAACGCCCACGCGAGTGAGAGAACGTACGGTCTCTAAACAGAGTGCCTCTCTTTCTACGTGTACCTATACTCCTAATCttcaaataaagataaacgcTCGGTGATCGGTCTAGATATACTATGTCTATGAATAGAACTAATATTGATTAGTCACATCAAGTTTTGAGTAAcacatataacaaaattagCGAAAGTATTGTGCGTTGAATTTCTTAAccttaattacattaaaaaaaaaaaggttaaaGGGATTATTCAACAATTACTGCTGTACCCCAAGGTATAACTGATATCAGCATAATAAAGCTGATCCAGTAAAGTATTGGGGATATTTAATAGACACCACTCACTTGTCCGTTGTAGATGGCTGCAAATTCTCGTTGCTAAGAATAACGACATCGTCCCCTACTCGTGTGGCTGAATTTGCAATGACTGTGGGCACAGTTGGCAATGCTTGACCAAGAATATCGCAAACTTTAACCGTAACTAACGGTTGGTTATTAGATATAATGATTCCTCCATCGGCTAGAGTTATGCAAACAGGCTTTTCGGGACTATCGACCACCAAGGCAGTTAAAGCAGACAACAAATTTGTAACACCTTTTGTCGTTTGCACGGAACGCCGCGAGAGAAGATAATTACCCAATTTGATAGTCTGTTGGAAATTCAACGGCGGCTTTTTCTTCAAcgaaattgataatttaagAATACCATTAACAAGGAAAcctatacaaatttattttaaaattaattaaaatatagaatcaattaatttagaattatatatgtaataagaaCTAAATGTATACTTGTTATAGAAAGACCGCCTTCAAACTGCAGATACTGGCCATCCACTTCATCTGCTTGTACCACAGCATCTTCGATGCGATCAAAAGCAAATGCAGCTGGTGTGCCTATGTCTGCAGCAATGTGAAATACGTATCCCAAACTAATAACACAAAATTGAATTAACCCTTATATTgtccataataaaaataatagcaatctataattttaagataagattcagtaataattattgtctTCATATTTCATATCTAGAAGAACGAAAGTTTCATAGGCATCACAATTAccatgtaatttttaattgctaatATGTATCATTTTATACATAACATACAATAACTCACTTCCATAAACTGTCATCTTTCCTTAAAGCTGCTTGAATTAATTTCACCAACTTGTCGATTCTGGTTGAAGGTATCTCTTGTGACAAAGCTGTTAAACCACTCACTGCATAATATAGATCAGAAATCGTAGAAGTGTCCTTTTGTATAACACTTGtcaatatctatataaataaaatattgcttatatATTGTGTTGTGTGTACAAACactatctataatatttatagtttatttcGGAATAATCACTGTCTCTATTCTTCATACAGCAGAACAAAAGTTATTACAGAcatcatataattttgtgattacTAATGCCAACAAACATCACCTTTGTCACGGTACTTGTAGAAAACTCTTGGCAGCCTCCAATAGCTTTCCATGTGGAGGCAAGATAAAATGCCGTTTCAGGTGTGATGTTTTCTCCATTGGATTTTATCAAGTATTTGCAGATAGTCTAAACAAGTATAAAtgctattaatataaaaattcgagatattatctgttataatgaagaaaattctAAATCAGAAAGACTAATCAAAAAATCATGGATTTCAATATAATTCATTTCATCACAATATAATTCGTATATGCctttaatcattaaaaataatagttatgCATgagatgaaaaaaagaaaattacatcTGCTTTTGATATAGCTTCTCCGAGGAGTTTGTATCCACTGACAGCGTAGTATACTGATGGTACATCGTCTAATTGAAATCCTGATTTGAGGATGCTTTTCAAACGCACTCTATCAGCCGTAGACAAATAAGAATTTGTTGATTGTGTGACTTCTGAGAACGCAGAATGTGAACATAATGCCACTAATACCAATGGTAGTGCAGCAgctaaaaaaatagatattgttATGTGCTTCATAGaaacaaaagttattaatgtttaacaCATTCACCGTCAAGCATACAGGGTGATTTAAAACAACACCTTGTCCCGCAAATGTCAGATTTCTGACTCAATTCTGAGACGATTATTCCTGTAGCAAAACTTTCGCCGAAGCTTAGTTTTCGAGTTATAAAAGGAAATAGTTACCTTATTATCGCATTCGAGTACAGAAGGTAGGCAGGGGTGGCGCGACAGCTGATAGCAACAGGTGCCTCATTCCTCGCCTCCGCGAGCCGATCATCTTCGCATCGACGCACGtgacaaaaaattatcgatatacCATGCCATTATCTCTACAAGTGAATTGCACGTTAACGGATTACATCCAGCGGACGGTGAATTGCGGTGAATCGCGCCCGCGACGGTAAGTCGCACCACCCCTGTCTACCTCCTGTACCCGTATCAGCCCGTAATAAGGTAACTATTTCCTTTATAACTCGAAAACTAAGCTTCGGCGAAAATTTTGCTACAAAAGAAAATCGTCTCAAAATAAAGTCAGAAATCCGACATTTGCGGAACAATAGGGCATACAGAGTATGTGTCCCATTTTAAATGTTCcaggcaaatatctcgaaaaatatggaagatacggaaaaacgtttcagataaaagttgcaCTGTTtcaagggggacataagatgaTAGCAATGATTTGACCTTGGATGGTCGTTTGAAGGTCAAGTAAATGTCACCTTCAATTTCTTAAGTAGAACCCCTCAAATTATAGTATATCGTTTGAAAGAGCATAAAAAGGGAAAATTTTTGGCGCAAACCAGAGGTTAACCCGGGagttatttaaagtaaaagttcaaaaaaaccaattttttacCCTATATAACTCCCGAACAGATCAACGTATCGACTAGAGTCCTAGATAAGCTGAGTTTCGATATTCACTTAATTCACTGCCAgtattgaaaatctatagtatacgtgacgtaaaccATTGCGATATCGTACAATATATCGAAAAGTCGCCATCTTGTTTCTCCACATCTGACAACttcacgttggagagaaaagaaaaaagagaaaagatgaactgtgcaagaagttcagatAGGCCTAGTAGAATTTGAGTAGAAGACGTCGAAACATGTCAGAGCAAGATGACATATAAAGTCAcatcttttatacatattttgagCGTTTTTGGccatatattgaaattatagcGGAGCTTAATTGTCTCTATTTCTAAGGTGTTTCAAGAAACAGACAGTCTATCtgcacatttataatttataaactaatCTTATTGATTTTACCATAATAGGAAACACTAGAAAACAATATGGTACTGACGTGATTTAGTTAGCCAATCAGACCATTTCCTTCAATGTCGCCTCTCTCTAGGACTCTGGAATCGACCTCTGGTTTGCgccaaaattttctattttgatgCCCTTTTAAACGATATACTATAATGAGAtttcatttaagaaattgaaggTGACGTTCACGTAATCTTCAAACAACCATCCAAGGTCAAATCATTGCCATCATCTTATGTCCCCTTTGAAACAGTACAACTTTTGTCCGAAACGTTTTTCCgtatcttccatatttttcgagatatttgcctgcgtttcgattaaaataactcaccctgtatatggggcattccatgCCAAATCGATCTGGGTTTGACCCTCGACCTTCCGGATTTGGTCcacgattttttgttattgttcCAACTCTAAAATGCAcagattttcttataaatttctttagatttatttataattttttaagccaACATATCATTGgccacaatttaaaaatctgaaaaaattctcaatttttaaGCCTTGACCCAGAGTGGGCCGGcgtttgtttctattttttccaagtttttttcaaactctttttgaaaaaaacattgaaaaaattaggaGCACAAGTCAGTCCACTGTAGGCTGTtgcttgaatatttttataaataacacaagATTTTTGAGaagtttttcaaatttttttgaagcgattttctaaaaaaaaaaaatcgcgtcggaaaaatctgaaaaattctgtttcttttttcgaaaaaaagtttgaaaaaagctcgaaaaaaataaaagcgaaCGCCGGCCCACTCTGAGTCAaggcttaaaaattttgatatctaaTACAGGATTTTTGataactttttcaaatttttatattgtgacCAACGATATGTtggtttcaaaaattataaataattcaaatttacttaaaaaaatctaaaaaaaacctTAGTCCATTTTAGAGTTGaaacaacataaaaaatcgcgGACCAAATCTAAGAGATCGAGGGTCAGAGCCAGATGGAATGTTCCATATGTATACAATAGGCGTCAATAATGCCTTCCACCTGAAGTTAGCTGCGTTCTATAGTGCATATTAGAGACCCTCTAACAGAGTCTGGCCATAAGCGATTTTTGTCAAAATCGTGTGAGAGAGAGGGATATACATTCGccatctttctcttttaccTAACCTCTTTTGACGGGTTCACGCACGCTCATCATAGTCCACGGACAGTCCACGCGTAAGAGCGTTAGCAAgtaaaatacgtaaaaaattataaaaatgggTGGATGTGTAGCACCGTTTTGCAACAACTCGACAGCAAAAGGTTATATCATGAAGATATTTCCTAGAGATCCCGTACGCCGGGCTTTATGGGCACAGAATGTTCCGCGTAAAAATTGAGTACCAACaaacaattcttttctttgtgAGGTTAGTATTAATGtattagattattataataaaataaaaattataatgttaattaaaattaatgtaaaatataaactctAAAATTTCTATGCTTTCCTTAAAATTATGACtgaattgtatatttaaactatTGTTATAGGTTCACTTTGCCCCAGAAATGTGGGAAGCTAATCgcaaacataaattaaaacgtGATGCGATaccgacaatttttttttttttttttttaagcaagtATTGACGAAAGACGTAGAAAATGATGGCAGTGAGAATAACATTAATGAGAATAACATTAATGAAATAACCAGTATTATACCAAGCAACGAATGTACAAATGAAGAAGCAACTAATGACGATAAGAATACAGAAGTTAATACTGAAACAGTAAGTCTATTATAAGAAAGTGTTATAACTGTAAGGAAAgtgttataacaatttattgtgTACAATCTTTctagattattataaatgacaCCTCGGAGCCTATAACATTATCAGCAAATATATCATCTATAACTGAATCTAATGAAACcctaaaagaagaaaatgacaAGTATAAAAAAGTGGTGAAGAAACAGCAGCTACAACTTATCATTATGAAGAAGAAACTGAAAGCTCTGCGATTTATAAATAGCACACTAAAAAGTAagattaataatgataaatataagaaagctGTAAGTGCAATGTTTAATGAAGACCAAATAAAAGcgatgttaaagaaaaatcgcACTCGAAATTGGTCGAACGAGACAATTCAACGtgctttgaaaataaaatttgcttgCGGAACTGCTGGTTACGAGGAAGTACTTCGAAACATACCACTTCTTAGTTTAAGAACATTACGGCGAAAATTGGTAGATGTTCAATTTGAACCTGGAATATCAAATCAAATGTTTGAATTcctaaaatatagaaaatccttttttaaagagaaaagagatctCGAATGTGGATTAATATTTGATGAAATGGGAATAACACCAAGGAAATGTTATAATCCTGCAACAGGATCATTGGTAGGAGATATAACATTTCCTGGTGAGAAAGGTATAGCTACACATGCTCTCGTTTTCTTGCTAGTTGGAATTTGTGGTCGATGGAAGCATGTAGTGGCGCattattttacaggaaataGTTTCAACAGTAATActttgaaagaaattatttttcagattattaATAAGACAGAGGAACTTGGTTTCCAtgtcaattttattacatcggACATGGGTTCCGGGAATACCGGCTTATGGAAATTGTTGGGTATTAGTGCTAATagatttagtaaaataaaaaactacaTCATCCATCCATTTGATTccacaatttatatattattgccgATCCACctcacatataaaaaaatttaaaacaagcGTTACTGAATAATGGAATACTAACCATTTCTGACGATATAgtctgtaaatataatttaccttCAAATAAGATAGAGTTAGAGCATTTTAAAGagctaataaatattcaagaaaattctGGACTGCTGTTAACACCCAAATTTAACATGGACGATCTAAAATGCAacaattatatgaaaataaaagtgacTAAAGCCAAAAAGATGTTTGATTATGACGTAGGTTGTACATTTGAATTAGTAGCAGATGAAAATAACAAACCGGAGTTTATCATCACTGCGTGGTTTGTAAAACTTGTTTGTAAGTGGTTTTCTTTTATGACGTCGAGATATCATAAAATAGCACTGggcaaaaaagatattgacatatataaagaaaatgttgATTTCTTACGcgaagttattaatattttcactgATTTGAAAATAAGTAATGGTGGGTTTAAACCCGTGCAAAGGGGTATAATGATAAGTACAAAATCCGTCATTGACTTAactgaatatttaattactacaAGAAACTTTCAGTATGTTTTAACTTCAAGATTTACACAAGATTgtgttaaaaatcttttttctttaattagagtaaaaaatgttataactcATTCGCTCTTCAATTcacacataatttaaaattaattgctatcgcaatgtatatataaaagacataAAAAGTTCTAATTATGATAATGACGACCGGCAGTATCTATCAGGATTTCttgattatttatcaaaagaaaaagagaaaaaaaatgacattgaTATATGTAAAGTACAAGAAACTATTGAAATTCTTCCCTTCAATAATAATGTCGTACCACAAATGTCACATCTAGAATTAAATTCTTTGTACAACATAGCTggttacattataaaatctattaccAAAATATGTACAACATGCAATAAATGTATACAATCAGTAAGATCGCCAATTCCATTGCGTTTTTCGTTTACAAAGTTTGTTCAACTAAAATGTTATAGAACACATTCTCTGTTTTGTtaatattgaaacatttaaagtatttgtaaaatttgaacAAATGTTTTGTTACTATTctaagttttttaataacgttCAAAACATTAATTGGACATTATTTCTAAGTGAACAATTTGCAAAAGTCAATGCTGATCATATCTTAAAttgtcataattatatttaaaaatcataaaaagatTTGCAGTTCagactaaaaatttataataaaaaaactactGTACGCAATCGATATGATAGCAAATCAATGGCAATGCATGCTTTAACTTcgtaatatttgattttcaaaatatttgatttttgcaatatttgatTTCCGTTATATTCTAATGTGATATAATACCAAAGAAttacgatataatattttaccatAACCAAAGAATGTGTTATATCAAAGGTATActtaatataagaaatgttttgcgtatttattttctttttcattttactaTTCTTTATGTACAACCGAGCAAACATTAAATACAAggaattttttagttattatattattggataatataatttatgtattatttactttaatgttataaataaaaagaatataatatttagttcTTCTACAAcgtttatttctcatttatattgctgaaatataatgtttatctTAATGGTAAGGTTAGAGTGATTCAAATATGAGCGGGAGTTGACAAAAACTGACGGACCAATCAAAACTGGCTGTCCTAATGGCCAGACTCTGTTAGAGGGTCTCTAGTGCATATAAGTGCTGAtctacaaccttgctttaaagggtatttaagctctaagccgtaagaaattgaccaatcacagtctaGTATTTTCCTCATATTCcgctgtgattggtcaatttcttacggcttagagtTTAAATACTctttaaagcaaggttgtagaccagcactaaCGTGCACTATAGAAATCCCAGAACGCAGCTAACTTCAGGTGGAAGACATTATTGACGCCGATTGTACCATTCTGTACGTTACATTACATCAAGTTTAGTTTTACGGATATATAAATCAACCCCAacctatcgatcaagcctatacttagaacttgatccgttcactcgttattgagacctcaaaatctcgggtactcgcaactcgtgcgttTCTCTTAAACGTtttcataaaatgtttaattgtaataactTTAACTTTTTCGTAaatacttttctctctttcctatacacacatatacataatgtCTAATTCAAATATCTTAACTACCTTTGCTTTctgaatagaaaaaaatagaagcttcaaagttttataattttgaggGAAACGTAATATACATAGTGGCAATACTTTGACTGTGTGTAGAAACATAAAGAAGATATCAAAGGCAACTTGACTCCTTTAAACAgcactttatttttcttactctaaaggaattatattgtattataaatcaattttcgtATGCGACCTACTTCCgatttttatctacttttgCAGGCACATAGTACGTACTAAAAGAAGTCGAATAGCACCAATGACAACTTGCGGAAGACTAGtttcttaaaaattcaaatttttattatttcgctaCATTTCGGATTTTTCGACTGCACATGTGCAAGATTGACCCTCTCTTTACGACAGTTGAATACCCATGTAAAATTGTACAATGATAGACCTTGTTTGACCCTGTAAATAGGGATAGGGAGACCTATGTGAACCTGGCacccaattttcaaaaaattaatttttttacggaaaacGATAgcatttcgtttgtagttgtttgtagtaacaaaaatttcgtttgtagttcaatacattaaaaattataaaaatttaaagaattactCGCACCCTCACTTTAAGATATCGCAAATccgttttcttttcgtttgtagttgcaccgttcaaaagttattatatatttttgcaataaacaaaaagtgtaactttgccaattttggagatattttaaaactgaTTGCGCGACTCGAtgtagaatcgtttgtagttgtttgtaatggttttcgtttcgtttcgtttaaaatacactttttgtttattgcaaaaatataataacttttgaaaagtgcaactacaaacaaaaagaaaagcattTCTGAAAAAGATAGCGTAAGCGGATTTAAGATATCTCGACAAATGACAAAGTtaggttttatttattttttaaaattgttgtaacttttaaacggttcaactacaaacgaaacgaaaagcactacaaacaactacaaacgattctgaagaagatggcgcaagcggatttgagatatctcaaagtgGAGtgcgagtaatttttaaaatttttataatttttaatgtattgaactactaatgaaatttttgttattacaaacaactacaaaagAAATGCTAACGTTtgccgtaaaaaaattaatttttcgaaagtcGGGTGCCAGGTTCACATAGGTAATGGGGAGGACCTTGCTTCGggtggaaagttgaaaacccgaatcataaaataataaacctCGTTTCGTCCTATACGCAAAGGTGGAGTGGGGTgaatctcgcttcgcgtggaaagttgaaaactcGAATGCTGTCCAGAGGACCACATACGCAGACCAAAAATCCGAAAtctagcaaaataaaaatttgaatatttaaggAACTAATCGTTTTCATATAAGTTGTCACTGCTATTCGACTTCTTTTAGTACGTAAGTAGTATCTGCAAAAGTAGATCAAAATCGAAGGTGGGTTGCATACGGAAGTCTAGCTTTTTAAATCCTTCagttattctaatattaaggtatcaaa
The nucleotide sequence above comes from Temnothorax longispinosus isolate EJ_2023e chromosome 4, Tlon_JGU_v1, whole genome shotgun sequence. Encoded proteins:
- the Ostdelta gene encoding dolichyl-diphosphooligosaccharide--protein glycosyltransferase subunit 2 isoform X1, with product MPHIQAAALPLVLVALCSHSAFSEVTQSTNSYLSTADRVRLKSILKSGFQLDDVPSVYYAVSGYKLLGEAISKADTICKYLIKSNGENITPETAFYLASTWKAIGGCQEFSTSTVTKILTSVIQKDTSTISDLYYAVSGLTALSQEIPSTRIDKLVKLIQAALRKDDSLWNLGYVFHIAADIGTPAAFAFDRIEDAVVQADEVDGQYLQFEGGLSITSFLVNGILKLSISLKKKPPLNFQQTIKLGNYLLSRRSVQTTKGVTNLLSALTALVVDSPEKPVCITLADGGIIISNNQPLVTVKVCDILGQALPTVPTVIANSATRVGDDVVILSNENLQPSTTDKTLFTVNLMNVKPDRGFYKILVTAASVTNTITVKVLSEAILDYLEIGTGDADQTTQPKLTRINTESSSGKLEHKIEADSQQKLVMRFLLRDSANKKPMRVHQAFVRLISVSTSTDKKRGHEIFFVAEPDAAHVYKFDMPVGTAAANFGHQSGEYNMELIVGDAVISNPFRFNIATVTLKFPEPTSMEGADKSVSYKQKPNVYTTKPEIKHMFREPERRPPAFVSNLFTGLCVAPVLLLLILWARLGVNISNFPLSLSAITFHLGLGGIFVLFGIFWLRLNMFVTLRYLLGFGVVTFLAGNKMLSQIAQKHKSTLR
- the Ostdelta gene encoding dolichyl-diphosphooligosaccharide--protein glycosyltransferase subunit 2 isoform X2, which gives rise to MILSAALPLVLVALCSHSAFSEVTQSTNSYLSTADRVRLKSILKSGFQLDDVPSVYYAVSGYKLLGEAISKADTICKYLIKSNGENITPETAFYLASTWKAIGGCQEFSTSTVTKILTSVIQKDTSTISDLYYAVSGLTALSQEIPSTRIDKLVKLIQAALRKDDSLWNLGYVFHIAADIGTPAAFAFDRIEDAVVQADEVDGQYLQFEGGLSITSFLVNGILKLSISLKKKPPLNFQQTIKLGNYLLSRRSVQTTKGVTNLLSALTALVVDSPEKPVCITLADGGIIISNNQPLVTVKVCDILGQALPTVPTVIANSATRVGDDVVILSNENLQPSTTDKTLFTVNLMNVKPDRGFYKILVTAASVTNTITVKVLSEAILDYLEIGTGDADQTTQPKLTRINTESSSGKLEHKIEADSQQKLVMRFLLRDSANKKPMRVHQAFVRLISVSTSTDKKRGHEIFFVAEPDAAHVYKFDMPVGTAAANFGHQSGEYNMELIVGDAVISNPFRFNIATVTLKFPEPTSMEGADKSVSYKQKPNVYTTKPEIKHMFREPERRPPAFVSNLFTGLCVAPVLLLLILWARLGVNISNFPLSLSAITFHLGLGGIFVLFGIFWLRLNMFVTLRYLLGFGVVTFLAGNKMLSQIAQKHKSTLR